From the Kwoniella pini CBS 10737 chromosome 8, complete sequence genome, one window contains:
- a CDS encoding mitochondrial 37S ribosomal protein uS10m: MALPSARSALAAFSRPCISNAVASSSRYLSTSTMRSASTSATTTISEDAETALPIPFPKINKYLSFPKITPHKPKYGIHVATIHLQSYQSYNLDLTTQFTIHSANSLNISTSLPAFLPKEKSLYTVLKSPFVKKKSQENFERITYKRAIKIFDSSKESLDLFLRYLRQNSLPGVGIKVYLHEYVQVGFGKKAQQELGQQQQQDQQLLSDKKIQDAAQDLVKALSAESEQMESAAAVSDGKNENVEMAGKEAEKEEKEKV; this comes from the exons ATGGCTTTACCTTCCGCTCGTTCTGCTTTGGCAGCATTCTCAAGGCCTTGCATTTCCAATGCTGTCGCTTCGTCTTCTCGATATCTTTC TACCTCGACAATGCGATCCGCTTCTACATCAGCAACGACCACCATCTCAGAAGATGCTGAAACAGCATTACCAATACCGTTTcctaaaatcaataaatatttatcttttccaaAAATTACACCACATAAACCAAAATATGGTATACATGTTGCTACAATTCATTTACaatcatatcaatcatataatttagatttaacAACACAATTTACAATACATTCTgcaaattctttaaatatttcaacttctttacctgcttttttaccaaaagaaaaatctTTATATACAGTTTTAAAATCACCGTTtgttaaaaaaaaatcacAAGAAAACTTTGAAAGAATTACATATAAAAGAgcaattaaaatttttgaTAGTTCAAAAGAATCtttagatttatttttaagATATTTAAGACAAAATAGTTTACCTGGTGTAGGTATTAAAGTTTATTTACATGAATATGTTCAAGTTGGTTTTGGAAAAAAAGCACAACAAGAATTAggtcaacaacaacaacaagatcAACAATTACTTAGTGATaagaaaattcaagatgCTGCTCAAGATTTAGTTAAAGCTTTATCTGCTGAAAGTGAACAAATGGAATCTGCTGCTGCAGTATCGGATGGgaagaatgagaatgtTGAGATGGCTGGGAAAGAGGCagagaaggaggagaaggaaaaggtatAG
- a CDS encoding YggS family pyridoxal phosphate enzyme, producing the protein MSTSMSLEYTSDRAEELKENIESVQAEIDQAVSASGSKPRLVAISKIKPASDIKALYDAGYRHFGENYIQEMVDKAEVLPKDINWHFVGALQSNKSKLAASVSNLHVLETLSSIKVADLLQKSLSPSRTSKLNVYIQINTSAEDAKSGLPSLSSTSSDGEVVDLAIHVIRNCPGLNLLGLMTIGSFESSHDSSKPNPDFTTLKETRKELARILREKGIEGAPEENQLELSMGMSADFAQAVKEGSSSVRVGTRIFGERAKKVPKAAVQ; encoded by the exons ATGTCAACCTCAATGTCGCTAGAATATACTTCGGATCGAGCTGAAGAGCTGAAGGAGAACATCGAATCTGtacaagctgaaattgatcaagctgTATCCGCTAGCGGGTCAAAG CCCCGATTGGTAGCcatttccaaaatcaaaccTGCATCGGATATCAAAGCGTTATATGATGCTGGTTATAGACATTTTGGCGAGAATTATATACAAGAAATGGTAGACAAAGCGGAAGTT CTCCCTAAAGATATCAATTGGCATTTTGTCGGTGCCCTGCAGAGTAATAAATCGAAACTTGCTGCAT CTGTCTCAAATCTTCACGTTCTGGAAACTCTATCGTCAATCAAAGTAGCCGATTTACTACAAAAATcactttcaccttctcgAACATCGAAATTGAACGTATACATTCAAATAAATACATCGGCAGAAGATGCAAAATCAGGTTTACCATCTTTgtcatcaacttcatcagatGGAGAAGTCGTTGATCTTGCCATTCATGTTATACGGAATTGTCCTggtttaaatttattaggATTAATGACTATTGgatcatttgaatcaagtcatgattcatcaaaacCTAATCCTGATTTTACAACTTTAAAAGAAACtagaaaagaattagctAGGATATTACGTGAGAAAGGTATAGAAGGTGCACCGGAAGAAAATCAACTGGAATTGAGTATGGGTATGAGTGCGGATTTCGCTCAAGCCGTTAAAGAGGGAAGTAGTTCAGTCAGAGTAGGTACGAGAATTTTCGGTGAAAGAGCTAAAAAAGTACCCAAGGCTGCTGTGCAGTAG